A section of the Campylobacter porcelli genome encodes:
- a CDS encoding DNA-methyltransferase: MVKNQILKGNSLEILKTLPNESVDLIFADPPYFMRTQGVLKRPEGSKFNGCDDEWDSFKDNESYAKFTRLWLEECKRVLKSNGSIWVIGGMQCIYTIGGIMQDLGFWFINDVIWHKSNPTPNFMGTRLNNSHETLIWACKDKKSKFTFNYKTAKELNSDNIELNLFQKGKRKQLGSVWKFPVCSGNERLKDENKDKLHSTQKPEALLYRVIAISSKIGDLVLDPFGGTMTTAVMAKRLGRDFIMIEQNERYINFGLKRLENIEFQNSDIAMAKFDKKPLKVKMSDMIKAKFFKIGEKFYLKNSDKFAILKDDGKLEFDGEIYDMHTLAAKFKNAKSPRLNGFKFWEVLREDKPILIDKIRENYRQNLTL; the protein is encoded by the coding sequence ATGGTAAAAAATCAAATTTTAAAAGGAAATTCTTTAGAGATTTTAAAAACCTTGCCAAATGAAAGCGTTGATCTTATCTTTGCCGATCCGCCATACTTTATGCGAACTCAAGGAGTTTTAAAGCGACCAGAAGGAAGCAAATTTAATGGTTGTGATGATGAGTGGGATAGTTTTAAAGATAATGAAAGTTATGCCAAATTTACTCGTTTATGGCTAGAAGAGTGTAAAAGAGTTTTAAAAAGCAATGGTTCAATTTGGGTGATTGGTGGAATGCAGTGCATTTATACAATCGGTGGGATTATGCAAGATTTAGGGTTTTGGTTTATAAACGATGTTATTTGGCACAAAAGCAACCCAACGCCAAATTTTATGGGAACTCGCTTAAATAATTCTCACGAAACTCTAATTTGGGCTTGTAAAGATAAAAAATCAAAATTTACATTTAATTACAAAACCGCAAAAGAGCTTAATAGCGATAATATAGAATTAAATTTATTTCAAAAAGGCAAACGAAAACAACTTGGTTCTGTTTGGAAATTTCCAGTTTGCAGTGGCAATGAGAGATTAAAAGATGAAAATAAAGATAAGCTCCACTCCACGCAAAAGCCAGAAGCCTTACTCTATAGAGTGATTGCAATTAGCTCAAAAATTGGCGATTTGGTGCTTGATCCATTTGGCGGAACTATGACAACAGCTGTTATGGCAAAGAGACTTGGGAGAGATTTTATAATGATAGAGCAAAATGAGAGATACATAAACTTTGGCTTAAAAAGGCTAGAAAATATAGAATTTCAAAATAGCGATATAGCAATGGCTAAATTTGATAAGAAGCCTTTAAAAGTAAAAATGAGCGATATGATTAAGGCTAAATTTTTTAAAATTGGAGAGAAATTTTATCTAAAAAATAGCGATAAATTTGCAATCTTAAAAGATGATGGAAAGCTTGAGTTCGATGGCGAAATCTATGATATGCATACCTTAGCAGCTAAGTTTAAAAATGCCAAATCACCTCGCTTAAATGGTTTTAAATTTTGGGAAGTTTTAAGAGAAGATAAGCCTATTTTAATCGATAAAATTAGAGAAAATTATAGACAAAATTTAACACTCTAA
- a CDS encoding flagellar hook-basal body complex protein — protein MMVGFYNGVNGVKTAEFGHNAIGNDVSNINTVGYKTSTTEFKSLFYTTLNSASSSPVYSQIGLGSTKMATSLNFTQGSLQTTDNVFDMAIDGDGFFGLIGVDGEQYFTRNGEFAKDKNGDLVNRSGMYLLGSTAALAPAALGESALGKLGVTDGNVEAYTLPVGQEVKLNAINDQTKINLPDILYVPATPTTQVSYLGYLDSTIKTEHQSVELSSETLEAQIDKDNNTIIVAGNLHQTPEVHYPNSADKEVAITITDKDGKSVEIKTQTLDGGAFVIGFDNAMAGLNLDGGLEYKATAIVPQQIANTQTFTTDLWAPNGDKNILQLEFTKQVPQGENIVFEALASVLGPDGEIISVSQGELSFNEKGALLSNTLGGINNGGANVELNLGTPYDENIPNSGFNGLRPAEQSDPELVVKKNGKPEGLLEKYSMSDSGDILAVFDNGDMTTVAKVALYHFQNNQGLSKASENIYQASPNSGEPIFFTDANGDVVYGAAIRNYTLEMSNVNLGVSLTDMIIIQKMFDASSKSITTADEMIKNAINMKR, from the coding sequence ATGATGGTAGGATTTTATAATGGCGTAAATGGGGTTAAGACTGCTGAGTTTGGTCATAACGCAATCGGAAATGATGTCTCAAATATCAATACCGTAGGTTATAAGACCTCAACGACTGAATTTAAAAGCCTATTTTACACCACATTAAATAGTGCTTCTAGCTCACCTGTGTATTCTCAGATTGGGCTAGGCTCAACTAAGATGGCAACTTCTTTGAATTTTACTCAAGGTAGTTTGCAAACTACAGATAATGTCTTTGATATGGCAATAGATGGAGATGGATTTTTTGGTTTGATTGGCGTTGATGGGGAGCAGTATTTTACTAGAAATGGCGAATTTGCTAAGGATAAAAATGGGGATTTAGTAAATAGAAGTGGTATGTATCTACTAGGCTCTACAGCCGCTTTAGCTCCTGCTGCTTTGGGAGAGAGTGCGTTAGGTAAGCTTGGCGTGACTGATGGTAATGTGGAGGCTTATACCTTGCCAGTTGGTCAAGAGGTAAAGCTAAATGCCATAAACGATCAAACTAAGATAAATTTGCCTGATATTTTGTATGTTCCAGCTACGCCTACAACTCAGGTAAGCTACTTGGGATATTTAGATTCTACGATTAAAACCGAGCACCAAAGCGTGGAGCTTAGTAGCGAAACTTTAGAAGCACAGATCGATAAGGATAACAATACAATTATAGTCGCTGGAAATCTCCATCAAACCCCTGAGGTGCATTATCCAAATTCAGCTGATAAAGAAGTAGCGATTACTATAACTGATAAAGATGGTAAAAGCGTAGAGATTAAGACTCAGACCTTAGATGGTGGGGCTTTTGTAATTGGCTTTGATAATGCTATGGCTGGGCTGAATTTAGATGGAGGGCTAGAGTATAAAGCCACAGCCATTGTGCCACAGCAAATTGCTAATACACAGACATTTACCACTGATTTATGGGCTCCAAATGGGGATAAAAATATTTTACAACTTGAATTTACAAAGCAAGTTCCCCAAGGTGAAAATATAGTTTTTGAAGCCTTAGCAAGCGTGCTAGGTCCAGATGGGGAGATTATTAGTGTATCTCAAGGTGAGCTTAGCTTTAATGAAAAGGGAGCGTTATTAAGCAATACTTTAGGTGGGATTAATAATGGTGGGGCAAATGTGGAGTTAAATTTAGGCACTCCATATGATGAAAATATCCCAAATAGTGGCTTTAATGGACTTCGTCCAGCCGAGCAAAGCGACCCAGAATTAGTCGTGAAAAAAAATGGTAAGCCAGAAGGACTTCTTGAAAAATATTCTATGAGTGATAGTGGAGATATTTTGGCTGTTTTTGATAATGGCGATATGACTACCGTAGCTAAGGTGGCGTTATATCACTTTCAAAACAATCAAGGTTTAAGCAAGGCTAGTGAAAATATATACCAAGCTAGTCCAAACTCAGGAGAGCCGATATTTTTTACTGATGCAAATGGCGATGTTGTTTATGGTGCTGCGATTAGAAACTATACTTTAGAGATGAGTAATGTGAATTTGGGCGTATCGCTAACTGATATGATAATAATACAAAAGATGTTTGATGCTAGCTCAAAATCAATAACAACCGCCGATGAGATGATAAAAAACGCTATAAATATGAAACGCTAA
- a CDS encoding flagellar basal body rod modification protein codes for MATSVNSTPQFTTDIWAANEAKQKADSVSGGVNPNSQLDKDAFLKLLLVELQHQDPTEPMDSAKMLEQTSQLATVEMQEKTNQVMTQLSQQMQASASLNAMSALGKMANLTNSVAKDTTSSEVNFSLYFPVDAKGGTIEIYDSLGNVIRNVSISDVKSGVNQFKWDGKNNNGEPTLPGEYLIKAKYIDASGANRETVLGQYPVEAVKFDKGVAYIKVAGEYVTMDSVREFTEPVVYSVNSDNSNSSTSKDDVVDETTKDEVAKDESNKDEVSSS; via the coding sequence ATGGCAACATCTGTAAATTCAACACCGCAATTCACCACTGATATTTGGGCGGCAAACGAGGCAAAACAAAAAGCAGATAGCGTATCAGGTGGCGTAAATCCAAATTCGCAACTAGATAAAGATGCCTTTTTAAAGCTTCTTTTAGTTGAACTTCAACACCAAGATCCAACCGAGCCTATGGATAGTGCTAAAATGCTTGAGCAAACTAGCCAGCTAGCCACAGTAGAGATGCAAGAAAAAACTAATCAAGTTATGACGCAATTAAGTCAGCAGATGCAAGCAAGCGCCTCTTTAAACGCTATGAGCGCATTAGGCAAGATGGCTAATCTAACCAACTCAGTAGCCAAAGATACAACCTCATCTGAAGTGAATTTTAGTCTATACTTCCCAGTAGATGCTAAGGGTGGAACAATAGAGATTTATGACTCTTTAGGTAATGTAATTCGTAATGTTAGCATAAGCGATGTTAAATCTGGGGTTAATCAATTTAAATGGGATGGAAAAAATAATAATGGTGAGCCAACTCTCCCTGGCGAATACTTGATAAAAGCTAAATATATAGACGCAAGTGGGGCTAATAGAGAGACTGTTTTGGGGCAGTATCCAGTAGAGGCGGTTAAATTTGATAAAGGTGTAGCGTATATCAAAGTAGCTGGAGAGTATGTAACTATGGATAGTGTGCGTGAATTTACTGAGCCGGTTGTGTATAGTGTAAATTCAGATAATAGTAATTCTAGCACAAGCAAAGATGATGTTGTAGATGAGACAACTAAAGATGAAGTAGCCAAAGATGAGAGCAATAAAGATGAGGTATCTAGCTCATGA